In one Haloplanus salinus genomic region, the following are encoded:
- a CDS encoding Nramp family divalent metal transporter — protein sequence MSTGTADATETRISEPPSSLKEFLSYMGPAWVFTASQIGGGEVLSVPLGGAYLGMEGIWLIPLITFTKIFGQYYLVRYGVMTGDTFLDALYEKGWWLKWIFYYVFLGGIIYAIGLSGHLGETAGAFNSLIPAVGTNVWMIATVLAGLAIVGLRSYGVIEKIATTLLWVFLILVAFVSLRTAGIWAPNLATGLVPSIPGRVEGLGVGGMAFVLTMFGWIGAGFGPTVSYVWFAKDKVMGMFEPLDDGVEIDKYDLTDEEVHRLKGWGDIVLWQNLLSSAILAIFSFFMWTAAAATLHVRGIQPSGFTVIPEMAGIFTTQFGEWSAILFLLTTVAALFSTLIGPLYGMSRLWEDAFALHGLFDNYNITRDTTFRLTIVFFSAIPLALNLFIEAPLILFALSGALFAPVIGLMYLAVMYMSFEIDINSLSPVRKWAVALAVFAGVVMIVSGLWEARGSIETIVGLL from the coding sequence GTGAGTACCGGCACGGCGGACGCTACGGAGACTCGGATATCCGAGCCGCCCTCGTCGCTCAAGGAATTTCTCAGCTACATGGGGCCGGCGTGGGTGTTCACCGCCTCCCAGATCGGCGGCGGCGAGGTGCTGAGCGTTCCGCTCGGCGGTGCCTACCTCGGGATGGAGGGCATCTGGCTCATCCCGTTGATCACGTTCACGAAGATCTTCGGCCAGTACTACCTCGTCCGCTACGGCGTCATGACGGGCGACACCTTCCTCGACGCGCTCTACGAGAAGGGGTGGTGGCTGAAGTGGATCTTCTACTACGTGTTCCTCGGCGGCATCATCTACGCGATCGGTCTCTCGGGCCACCTCGGCGAGACCGCCGGCGCGTTCAACTCGCTGATACCGGCCGTCGGAACGAACGTCTGGATGATCGCCACCGTCCTCGCGGGCCTGGCCATCGTCGGCTTGCGATCCTACGGCGTGATCGAGAAGATCGCGACGACGCTGCTGTGGGTCTTCCTGATCCTCGTCGCGTTCGTCTCGCTCCGGACGGCCGGCATCTGGGCGCCGAACCTCGCGACCGGCCTCGTTCCGTCCATCCCCGGCCGCGTCGAGGGACTCGGCGTCGGCGGGATGGCCTTCGTGCTGACCATGTTCGGCTGGATCGGTGCCGGCTTCGGCCCGACCGTCTCCTACGTCTGGTTCGCGAAGGACAAGGTCATGGGCATGTTCGAACCCCTCGACGACGGCGTCGAGATCGACAAGTACGACCTCACCGACGAGGAGGTCCACCGACTCAAGGGCTGGGGCGACATCGTCCTCTGGCAGAACCTGCTTTCGTCGGCCATCCTGGCCATCTTCTCTTTCTTCATGTGGACGGCCGCCGCCGCGACCCTGCACGTCCGCGGTATCCAGCCCAGCGGCTTCACCGTCATCCCCGAGATGGCGGGCATCTTCACGACGCAGTTCGGCGAGTGGTCCGCCATCCTGTTCCTGTTGACCACCGTCGCCGCGCTGTTCTCGACGCTCATCGGCCCGCTGTACGGGATGTCCCGCCTCTGGGAGGACGCCTTCGCGCTCCACGGCCTGTTCGACAACTACAATATCACGCGTGATACGACGTTCCGGCTGACGATCGTGTTCTTCAGCGCGATCCCGCTCGCACTCAACCTCTTCATCGAGGCGCCGCTGATCCTCTTTGCCCTCTCAGGCGCGCTGTTCGCGCCCGTGATCGGGCTGATGTATCTCGCTGTGATGTACATGTCCTTCGAGATAGACATCAACTCGCTCTCGCCCGTGCGCAAGTGGGCCGTCGCCCTCGCCGTCTTCGCGGGTGTCGTCATGATCGTGTCCGGTCTCTGGGAGGCTCGCGGCTCCATCGAGACCATCGTCGGCCTGCTGTAA